The following coding sequences lie in one Mustelus asterias chromosome 8, sMusAst1.hap1.1, whole genome shotgun sequence genomic window:
- the ccn1 gene encoding CCN family member 1 isoform X2: protein MFQITAFAILLATCLVKATLSCPSRCPQCPQEMSSCPPGVSLVLDGCGCCRVCAKQLNEDCSKTQPCDHTKGLQCNFGASPSALRGICRARSEGRPCEYNSKIYQNGEIFQPNCKHQCTCIDGAVGCTPLCPQELSLPNMGCPNPRLVKVPGQCCEEWVCEGSKAVEEAEDVEGLFSQETVLKTWQEGPLYNNELLSLLRGGLKRLPAWRPKCFVQTTDWSECSRTCGTGISTRVTNDNPECKLRKETRICNIRPCDQPTSPNLKKGKKCYRTRKSSTAVHFSYAGCASVKRYRAKYCGSCVDGRCCTPQQTRTVRVRFRCEDGETFARNMMMIQSCRCHYNCPHHNEASNPYVMLHNDIHKFLD from the exons ATGTTCCAGATCACAGCATTCGCCATCCTCCTCGCTACCTGCCTGGTTAAG GCAACGCTCAGCTGCCCATCGAGATGCCCCCAGTGCCCCCAGGAGATGTCGAGCTGCCCCCCAGGGGTGAGCCTGGTTCTGGACGGCTGTGGATGTTGCCGAGTCTGTGCCAAGCAGCTGAATGAGGATTGCAGCAAGACACAGCCCTGCGACCACACCAAGGGCTTACAGTGCAACTTTGGCGCAAGTCCCAGCGCCTTGCGGGGGATCTGCAGAG CCAGATCTGAAGGAAGACCTTGCGAATACAACAGTAAGATTTACCAGAACGGGGAGATCTTTCAGCCCAACTGCAAGCACCAGTGCACTTGTATCGATGGAGCAGTGGGTTGCACCCCTCTCTGCCCCCAAGAGCTCTCGCTGCCCAACATGGGCTGCCCCAACCCACGGCTGGTGAAGGTGCCAGGCCAATGCTGCGAGGAGTGGGTTTGCGAAGGAAGCAAGgcggtggaggaggctgaggacgTGGAGGGTCTCTTCAGCCAAGAGACTGTGCTGAAGACATGGCAGGAGGGGCCACTGTACAACAACGAACTGCTCTCCCTACTCCGAGGAGGCCTCAAAAGACTACCTG CTTGGAGACCCAAGTGCTTCGTCCAGACGACAGACTGGTCTGAGTGTTCCCGGACCTGTGGGACAGGCATTTCCACACGAGTCACCAACGATAACCCAGAGTGTAAGCTTCGCAAAGAGACTCGAATCTGTAACATTCGCCCGTGCGACCAGCCGACATCTCCGAACCTTAAA AAAGGGAAGAAGTGCTACAGAACCCGGAAATCCAGCACCGCCGTCCACTTCAGCTATGCGGGCTGTGCCAGCGTGAAGAGATACCGTGCCAAGTACTGCGGCTCCTGCGTCGACGGGCGGTGCTGCACCCCCCAGCAGACCCGGACTGTCCGCGTTCGCTTCCGCTGTGAAGATGGCGAGACCTTCGCCAGAAACATGATGATGATTCAGTCTTGCAGATGCCACTACAACTGCCCCCATCACAATGAGGCCTCCAACCCTTACGTCATGTTACACAATGACATCCACAAGTTCCTCGACTGA
- the ccn1 gene encoding CCN family member 1 isoform X1, translating into MFQITAFAILLATCLVKATLSCPSRCPQCPQEMSSCPPGVSLVLDGCGCCRVCAKQLNEDCSKTQPCDHTKGLQCNFGASPSALRGICRARSEGRPCEYNSKIYQNGEIFQPNCKHQCTCIDGAVGCTPLCPQELSLPNMGCPNPRLVKVPGQCCEEWVCEGSKAVEEAEDVEGLFSQETVLKTWQEGPLYNNELLSLLRGGLKRLPAWRPKCFVQTTDWSECSRTCGTGISTRVTNDNPECKLRKETRICNIRPCDQPTSPNLKQKGKKCYRTRKSSTAVHFSYAGCASVKRYRAKYCGSCVDGRCCTPQQTRTVRVRFRCEDGETFARNMMMIQSCRCHYNCPHHNEASNPYVMLHNDIHKFLD; encoded by the exons ATGTTCCAGATCACAGCATTCGCCATCCTCCTCGCTACCTGCCTGGTTAAG GCAACGCTCAGCTGCCCATCGAGATGCCCCCAGTGCCCCCAGGAGATGTCGAGCTGCCCCCCAGGGGTGAGCCTGGTTCTGGACGGCTGTGGATGTTGCCGAGTCTGTGCCAAGCAGCTGAATGAGGATTGCAGCAAGACACAGCCCTGCGACCACACCAAGGGCTTACAGTGCAACTTTGGCGCAAGTCCCAGCGCCTTGCGGGGGATCTGCAGAG CCAGATCTGAAGGAAGACCTTGCGAATACAACAGTAAGATTTACCAGAACGGGGAGATCTTTCAGCCCAACTGCAAGCACCAGTGCACTTGTATCGATGGAGCAGTGGGTTGCACCCCTCTCTGCCCCCAAGAGCTCTCGCTGCCCAACATGGGCTGCCCCAACCCACGGCTGGTGAAGGTGCCAGGCCAATGCTGCGAGGAGTGGGTTTGCGAAGGAAGCAAGgcggtggaggaggctgaggacgTGGAGGGTCTCTTCAGCCAAGAGACTGTGCTGAAGACATGGCAGGAGGGGCCACTGTACAACAACGAACTGCTCTCCCTACTCCGAGGAGGCCTCAAAAGACTACCTG CTTGGAGACCCAAGTGCTTCGTCCAGACGACAGACTGGTCTGAGTGTTCCCGGACCTGTGGGACAGGCATTTCCACACGAGTCACCAACGATAACCCAGAGTGTAAGCTTCGCAAAGAGACTCGAATCTGTAACATTCGCCCGTGCGACCAGCCGACATCTCCGAACCTTAAA CAGAAAGGGAAGAAGTGCTACAGAACCCGGAAATCCAGCACCGCCGTCCACTTCAGCTATGCGGGCTGTGCCAGCGTGAAGAGATACCGTGCCAAGTACTGCGGCTCCTGCGTCGACGGGCGGTGCTGCACCCCCCAGCAGACCCGGACTGTCCGCGTTCGCTTCCGCTGTGAAGATGGCGAGACCTTCGCCAGAAACATGATGATGATTCAGTCTTGCAGATGCCACTACAACTGCCCCCATCACAATGAGGCCTCCAACCCTTACGTCATGTTACACAATGACATCCACAAGTTCCTCGACTGA